One window of Brevibacterium pigmentatum genomic DNA carries:
- a CDS encoding ATP-dependent Clp protease ATP-binding subunit: MATFFGPAGSGGDSFDEFLARFLQGQTGARRGRSVDINRLLSKRSHEVIEAAAEFAGRHGQSEVDALHILRTMVDSEPGISAVRQAGADPEAIAHAIEERLPAATDTEADSTPTLTGSAQRALLDAYQVARAFGSTYIDPEHMFFAFVLNQEMPAGRILAQAGVTQAALQAGAEAAEAAGMHPGQEAEGEDGQESVLEKFGTDLTELAAEGKLDPVIGRAEEIEQTIEILARRTKNNPVLLGEAGVGKTAVAEGLAQAIHSGDVPKQLQGKRIIALDMPGMLAGTRYRGDFEERLTGALNEIADDGDMIVFVDELHTLVGAGGNGEANSMDAGNILKPRLARGDLHMIGATTLKEYRTIEKDSALERRFQPVTVGEPSVEDAVTIIDGLKDRYAEFHEVTYTAEAVRAAVELSNRYITDRFLPDKAIDLIDQAGARMSLRRGPAVDIEALKLNLSELEAEKKSAIEVEDYERAGRVRDEINEVTARIESAENPDAEAAKTAAAEAIIGEQEIAHVVSRATGIPAERMTQTQKARLANMEEVLHDRVVGQDEAVTAVSRAIRRSQTGMADPDRPIGSFLFLGPTGVGKTELAKALAQTLFDDESAMIRFDMSEFGERHTVSRLVGAPPGYVGYDEAGQLTEKVRRRPYSVILLDEVEKAHPDAFNLLLQVLDDGRLTDGQGRTVDFRNTVIIMTSNLGSEFMSGTPLGFASGAAGDAEKDLKAKVMGRLKEFMRPEFINRIDDTVMFSRLDREQLRSIVGHQLAASKQRLEAQGIALDVSAEALDWLADEGYEPEFGARPLRRTIQRELDDRIADLLVTESVEDGGTVRATVVDGALKVVAGTRPEPMIA; the protein is encoded by the coding sequence TTGGCCACATTCTTCGGACCCGCAGGCTCGGGCGGAGACTCGTTCGACGAGTTCCTCGCTCGTTTCCTCCAGGGACAGACCGGAGCCCGCCGAGGCCGTTCCGTCGACATCAACCGACTGCTGAGCAAGCGCAGCCATGAGGTCATCGAAGCGGCCGCGGAGTTCGCAGGCCGCCACGGCCAGTCCGAGGTCGACGCACTCCATATCCTGCGCACCATGGTCGATTCCGAACCCGGAATCTCCGCCGTGCGCCAGGCAGGCGCCGACCCCGAGGCCATCGCCCACGCGATCGAAGAGCGCCTTCCGGCTGCAACCGACACCGAGGCGGATTCCACGCCCACTCTGACCGGTTCGGCCCAGCGCGCCCTGCTCGACGCCTACCAGGTGGCGCGAGCCTTCGGGTCGACCTACATCGATCCGGAGCACATGTTCTTCGCCTTCGTGCTCAATCAGGAGATGCCCGCCGGTCGGATCCTCGCCCAGGCGGGAGTCACCCAGGCCGCGCTCCAGGCCGGAGCCGAGGCCGCAGAAGCCGCAGGCATGCACCCCGGCCAGGAGGCCGAGGGCGAGGACGGTCAGGAATCCGTGCTGGAGAAGTTCGGCACCGACCTCACCGAACTCGCAGCCGAAGGCAAGCTCGATCCCGTCATCGGCCGTGCAGAGGAGATCGAGCAGACGATCGAGATCCTCGCCCGCCGGACGAAGAACAACCCTGTCCTCCTCGGCGAAGCTGGCGTCGGCAAGACCGCGGTCGCCGAAGGCCTCGCCCAGGCCATCCACTCGGGTGACGTGCCCAAGCAGCTGCAGGGCAAACGCATCATCGCCCTCGACATGCCCGGAATGCTCGCCGGCACCCGCTACCGCGGTGACTTCGAGGAGCGCCTGACCGGAGCTCTGAACGAGATTGCGGACGACGGAGACATGATCGTCTTCGTCGACGAACTCCACACCCTCGTCGGTGCCGGGGGCAACGGCGAAGCGAACTCGATGGACGCCGGAAACATCCTCAAACCGCGACTGGCCCGCGGCGATCTGCACATGATCGGCGCGACCACGCTCAAGGAGTACCGCACCATCGAGAAGGATTCGGCTCTCGAACGCCGCTTCCAGCCGGTGACCGTGGGTGAACCGAGCGTCGAGGATGCGGTGACGATCATCGACGGACTCAAGGATCGCTACGCGGAGTTCCACGAGGTGACCTACACCGCCGAGGCGGTCCGTGCCGCCGTGGAGCTGTCGAACCGCTACATCACCGACCGGTTCCTGCCGGACAAGGCCATCGACCTCATCGACCAGGCCGGCGCCCGGATGTCGCTGAGGCGCGGACCCGCGGTCGATATCGAGGCCCTCAAGCTCAACCTCTCCGAACTCGAGGCGGAGAAGAAATCCGCAATCGAGGTCGAGGACTACGAGCGCGCCGGCCGTGTCCGCGACGAGATCAACGAGGTGACCGCACGGATCGAATCCGCCGAGAACCCGGATGCCGAGGCCGCGAAGACCGCTGCCGCCGAGGCGATCATCGGTGAGCAGGAGATCGCGCATGTGGTCTCCCGCGCCACCGGAATCCCGGCGGAACGGATGACGCAGACTCAGAAGGCACGTCTGGCGAACATGGAAGAGGTCCTCCACGACCGTGTGGTCGGACAGGACGAAGCCGTGACCGCCGTGTCGCGCGCCATCCGCCGCAGCCAGACCGGTATGGCCGATCCCGACCGTCCCATCGGCAGCTTCCTCTTCCTCGGCCCCACCGGCGTCGGAAAGACGGAGCTGGCGAAGGCTCTGGCGCAGACCCTGTTCGACGACGAATCGGCCATGATCCGATTCGATATGAGCGAGTTCGGCGAACGCCACACGGTGTCGCGTCTCGTCGGTGCCCCTCCCGGCTACGTCGGCTACGACGAGGCCGGTCAGCTGACGGAGAAGGTCCGCCGTCGCCCGTATTCGGTCATCCTCCTCGACGAGGTCGAGAAGGCTCATCCGGATGCGTTCAACCTGCTGCTGCAGGTCCTCGACGACGGTCGGCTCACCGATGGTCAGGGCCGGACGGTCGATTTCCGCAACACCGTGATCATCATGACCTCGAACCTCGGTTCCGAGTTCATGTCCGGCACTCCGCTGGGCTTCGCATCCGGTGCAGCCGGGGACGCGGAGAAGGACCTCAAGGCCAAGGTCATGGGTCGGCTGAAGGAGTTCATGCGGCCGGAGTTCATCAACCGCATCGACGACACCGTGATGTTCTCGCGGCTCGACCGCGAGCAGCTGCGCTCCATCGTCGGTCATCAGCTCGCCGCGTCGAAGCAGCGTCTCGAGGCTCAGGGCATCGCCCTCGACGTCTCGGCCGAGGCTCTCGACTGGCTGGCTGATGAAGGCTACGAACCCGAGTTCGGTGCCCGTCCGCTGCGTCGCACGATCCAGCGTGAGCTCGACGACCGCATCGCCGATCTCCTCGTCACCGAGTCGGTCGAGGATGGCGGCACCGTGCGTGCCACCGTCGTTGACGGCGCACTCAAGGTCGTGGCCGGGACCCGCCCGGAGCCGATGATCGCCTGA
- a CDS encoding YidC/Oxa1 family membrane protein insertase, which yields MNIYEFLPIRLLVEAAYSVVTAISSLLEPFVGGFSAALAVIVLTVLVRAVLIPVGVSQVRAGITRKRLAPKVSELQAKYKKQPELMQQKLMEMYKEENASPFAGCLPVLLQMPVLMAVYGLFINATIGGHANELLGHTLFGLPLSTSFVKLFATGDLTGTAITVYLVLVVLIAVVAGFSRHLLTPATPETPATPAAAKTGADAPQMPDLSGVMKTLSFMPFLTAVFALFVPLAAALYLATTTTWTLGERLILNRVLGAHEDQTETNTRVTD from the coding sequence ATGAATATCTACGAATTCCTGCCCATCCGTCTGCTCGTCGAAGCCGCCTATTCGGTGGTGACGGCGATCAGCTCGCTCCTCGAACCCTTCGTCGGCGGCTTCAGCGCAGCCTTGGCCGTCATCGTCCTCACCGTCCTCGTCCGTGCCGTCCTCATCCCCGTCGGAGTCTCGCAGGTCAGAGCCGGAATCACCCGGAAGCGACTCGCTCCGAAGGTCAGCGAGCTCCAGGCGAAATATAAGAAGCAGCCCGAACTCATGCAGCAGAAGCTCATGGAGATGTACAAAGAGGAGAACGCCTCCCCTTTCGCCGGGTGCCTGCCGGTGCTCTTGCAGATGCCTGTGCTCATGGCGGTCTACGGTCTGTTCATCAATGCCACGATCGGCGGGCACGCCAATGAGCTGCTCGGCCATACGCTCTTCGGACTGCCGCTGAGCACAAGCTTCGTCAAACTGTTCGCGACCGGGGATCTGACCGGCACGGCGATCACCGTCTACCTCGTCCTCGTCGTGCTCATCGCCGTCGTCGCAGGGTTCTCCCGACACCTGCTGACACCCGCGACCCCGGAGACACCCGCGACCCCGGCCGCGGCGAAGACCGGAGCAGATGCACCGCAGATGCCGGATCTCTCAGGAGTGATGAAGACGCTGAGCTTCATGCCCTTCCTCACCGCGGTCTTTGCGCTCTTCGTGCCCCTGGCCGCGGCACTCTACCTGGCGACGACGACCACGTGGACGCTCGGCGAGCGGCTGATCCTCAACCGCGTCCTCGGCGCGCATGAGGACCAGACGGAGACGAATACCCGCGTCACGGACTGA
- a CDS encoding endonuclease encodes MSTQRERARHLIDAHGRTFAAEAAITLRDKPAPLWQLLVLSLLLSTRISSDIALSTARELFAAKWRTPQRLRASTWAERVEVLGRGGYRRYDESAATRLAEAADLLIDRWDGDLRKVRDEADGQPRRIARLLQEFTGIGPTGANIFLREVQQVWPSVRPAFDPLVRKGAKTVGLPEQDEKLAALVDDEDLAALAAALVRLARDPGLAEA; translated from the coding sequence ATGAGCACACAGCGAGAGCGGGCCCGCCACCTCATCGATGCCCACGGTCGCACATTCGCCGCCGAAGCCGCGATCACTCTCCGGGACAAACCGGCCCCGCTGTGGCAGCTGCTCGTGCTCAGCCTGCTCCTGTCCACGCGCATCAGCTCCGATATCGCGCTGTCGACCGCACGTGAGCTGTTCGCAGCGAAGTGGAGGACGCCGCAGCGTCTGCGCGCGAGCACCTGGGCAGAGCGGGTCGAGGTCCTCGGGCGCGGCGGGTATCGACGCTACGACGAGAGCGCCGCCACCCGTCTGGCCGAGGCCGCCGATCTGCTCATCGACCGCTGGGACGGGGACTTACGGAAGGTGCGTGATGAAGCCGACGGGCAGCCGCGTCGGATAGCGCGACTCCTCCAGGAATTCACCGGCATCGGCCCGACCGGGGCGAACATCTTCCTCCGCGAGGTCCAGCAGGTCTGGCCCTCGGTGAGGCCGGCCTTCGACCCGCTCGTTCGCAAGGGAGCGAAGACGGTCGGCCTGCCGGAGCAGGACGAGAAGCTGGCTGCGCTCGTCGACGATGAGGACCTCGCCGCGCTCGCGGCAGCACTCGTCCGTCTCGCCCGGGATCCGGGCCTCGCCGAGGCCTAG
- a CDS encoding ClpP family protease, which translates to MKTALNTQPPTLSDTDEPAATSAIPESQRMLYAYRTVVFNGELRDENGMEIISRLVLLSAEDPRSDIHLWINSPGGSVPMMHAIADTIATLPNDIVTIAFGWAASAGQFVLSMGTPGKRLALPHARILLHQGSSGIGGAAADIELQGDDLRSVRDSVLTRIAEATGQTYEQVFADSLRDKWFDAEAAHAYGLIDAILTTPAQLHAQIGGAR; encoded by the coding sequence ATGAAAACAGCACTGAACACCCAGCCGCCCACGCTGTCGGACACCGACGAACCCGCTGCCACCTCGGCGATCCCCGAATCCCAGCGAATGCTCTACGCCTACCGCACCGTCGTCTTCAACGGAGAGCTGCGCGATGAGAACGGGATGGAGATCATCTCCCGACTCGTCCTCCTCTCTGCCGAGGACCCTCGATCCGACATCCACCTGTGGATCAACTCGCCGGGCGGATCCGTGCCGATGATGCACGCGATCGCCGATACCATCGCCACTCTGCCGAACGACATCGTCACGATCGCTTTCGGGTGGGCCGCCTCGGCGGGTCAGTTCGTGCTGTCCATGGGCACCCCCGGCAAACGCCTCGCCCTGCCCCACGCCCGCATCCTCCTCCACCAGGGATCGAGCGGAATCGGCGGGGCCGCCGCCGACATCGAACTCCAAGGCGATGACTTGCGGTCCGTGCGCGATTCGGTGCTCACCCGCATCGCCGAGGCGACAGGGCAGACCTATGAGCAGGTGTTCGCCGATTCGCTGCGAGACAAATGGTTCGACGCCGAGGCGGCCCACGCCTACGGACTCATCGACGCCATCCTCACCACCCCCGCCCAGCTGCACGCCCAGATCGGAGGAGCCCGATGA
- a CDS encoding ClpP family protease, translated as MSQYTMPNVIDRTGGSEKIVDVYSHLLGNRIVYLGVPIDDGVANTIIAQLLHLDASSRERPISMYINSPGGSLTAMTAIYDAMGHIGSPVATTCIGQAAADAAVLLAAGEPGKRSMLAHARAVLRQPHAEGARGTIPDLIVAADEIVRQRREVEGMLAQSTGRTPEQIHRDLDRDLVLDAQAAREFGLIDVIA; from the coding sequence ATGAGCCAGTACACGATGCCCAATGTCATCGACCGAACCGGTGGCAGCGAGAAGATCGTCGACGTCTATTCGCACCTGCTCGGAAACCGCATCGTCTACCTCGGCGTGCCCATCGATGACGGGGTGGCGAATACGATCATCGCGCAGCTGCTCCACCTCGACGCGAGCAGCCGGGAGCGCCCGATCAGCATGTACATCAACTCCCCGGGTGGATCGCTGACGGCGATGACCGCGATCTATGACGCTATGGGCCACATCGGGTCCCCCGTGGCGACCACCTGTATCGGACAGGCCGCCGCCGATGCGGCCGTGCTCCTGGCCGCAGGGGAACCGGGAAAGCGGTCGATGCTCGCCCATGCTCGGGCCGTGCTGCGCCAACCGCACGCCGAGGGGGCCAGAGGCACGATCCCCGATCTCATCGTCGCCGCCGACGAAATCGTCCGACAGCGCAGAGAGGTCGAAGGGATGCTTGCTCAGAGCACCGGACGAACTCCAGAGCAGATCCACCGTGACCTCGACCGTGACCTCGTCCTCGACGCACAGGCGGCTCGGGAGTTCGGACTCATCGACGTCATCGCCTGA